One genomic segment of Clavelina lepadiformis chromosome 3, kaClaLepa1.1, whole genome shotgun sequence includes these proteins:
- the LOC143449948 gene encoding techylectin-5B-like, which produces MTRGGGCRLKIELWDFDGNQRHADYSSFSIESAENLYRLRVSGYSGNAGDYLSYNNGHPFSTEDSDNDTHGRNCATAFGGTQGWWFGACSSSFLNGVWMRQSTGYQHGIIWHNWKQSREPLKETKMKLRCD; this is translated from the exons ATGACGCGTGGAGGAGGATGCAGACTCAAGATAGAGCTGTGGGATTTCGATGGAAACCAACGTCACGCCGATTATAG ctcGTTTTCGATCGAATCTGCTGAAAATTTATATCGGCTTCGTGTTTCCGGATACAGCGGAAATGCAGGGGACTATTTATCATATAACAATGGTCACCCATTCTCGACGGAAGATAGCGATAACGATACCCA TGGTAGAAACTGCGCAACTGCTTTTGGAGGAACTCAAGGATGGTGGTTTGGAGCTTGCAGCTCTTCATTCCTCAATGGAGTCTGGATGCGTCAATCAACTGGATATCAGCATGGAATTATTTGGCATAATTGGAAGCAATCGCGTGAACCActtaaagaaactaaaatgaaacttcgtTGCGACTGA